The Polyangium aurulentum genomic interval GCCATTCGTGGTAGTGTTCGCCACGGCCATACTCCATGTCGCGCTATCGCGCATATTTTTCCTTGAGCTCGCGCTTCAGGATCTTCCCGGCCGCAGAGAGCGGCATCGCATCCACGAAGATCACCGACTTCGGAACCTTGTACTTGGCGAGGTTGTCACGGCAATGCGCGAGGATCTGCTCCTCCGTCGCAGCCGCCCCGGGCTTCGTCACCACGACGGCCCGGCCCACCTCGCCCCATTTCTCATCCGCCACGCCGATCACCGCGCACTGCGCGACGGCCGGATGCTCGTAGAGGACCTTCTCGATCTCGGCCGGGTAGACGTTCTCGCCGCCCGAGATGAACATGTCCTTCTTGCGGTCGGCGATGTAATAAAAGCCGTCCGCGTCCACCCGCGCCATGTCGCCCGTGTGGAACCAGCCCTCCGCGTCCACGCTCGCGCGCGACGCCTCGGGGTTGTTGAAATATCCCGAGCTCGCCGACGGGCCCTTGAGCACCAGCTCGCCCACCTCGCCCGCGGGCAGCGGCCGGTTGTCGTCGTCCACGATCCGCGCGTCGACGAAATAATTGGGCTTTCCAATGCTCCCCGCCTTCGTCTCCGCGTGCTCGGGGCCCATCGAGAAGATCCCAGGGCCGAACTCGGTCATGCCGAAGCCCTGCTTGAACGGAATCCCGTGTTGCTCGCGGTAGGCGCGGATGATCGGCACGGGCAGGGGCGCGCCGCCGCTCGTCAAAAAGCGCAGGCTCCCGAGCTTCGCCGACCCGAACCGCGGCGATTGCATCATCATCTGATATTGCGTGGGCACGCAGAAGAGGAGCGTCGCCTTCTCCTCCTCGATCAGCCCGAGCATGTCGTCGGCGGTCCATTTGCGCATGATGACCACCGTGCCGCCGATCGTTAGCAGCGGAATCGTGTACACGAAGAGCGCGCCGGTGTGGAACATCGGCGTGTGCGTGATGGTCACGTCGCCGCGCGATAGCTCGTGGATCAGCGTGTTCAGCGTGTTCCACGCGATCATCCGGTACGAGACCTGCGCGCCCTTCGGCAGCCCCGTCGTGCCGCCCGTGAAGAGCAGGCAGACGATATCCTCCGCGTCGACCGCGTCATTCTGGACGGGCGCATCGGATGCCCCCTCGAGCGCCCCCGCGTAGGGCTTGCTGCCCGCGATTCCCTCGCCGCCCGTGTGCAGCCAGGTCGTCACGCTGGGACATTCGTCCTTGATCTCGGAGACCCCGGCGCGGAAATCGTCGTCGAAGAGGAGGGCCTTGGGGCCGGTTTGTCTCACGAGCTCGGCCGTCTCGCGCGGGTGGCTGCGCCAGTTGAAGGGGACGAAGATCGCGCCGAGCTTGCCGCAGGCGAAGAATGCGTCGAGGAATTCGACGCCGTTCATGGCCAGAATGCCCACCCGATCGCCGCGCCCCACGCCCACCTCGTCCCGCAGATAGGCTGCCAGCCGGTTGGCGCGGCGGTTCATTTCCCGGTACGTGAAGCGGCCGCGCTCCTTCTTGGCCACGTCGACGACGGCGAGCGCATCCGCAAAATACCGCTCGCCGCGCTCCATCCAGTCCCCGATGAACATCGTGTCAGCTCCGCTCCCGGCCGTGGAGGTGGGGCGCTCGGCCCCGGCGCGATCCCGGCCGGATCCGCCCGAGCTTACGCGAGCGCGGCCTTCGTTGGAAGCGTCGGAGGATGCGTCCGACGCACTGCAACGTAAGGGCTCGACCGCCCCCCTGTCAAGGGATCTTTGTTGCGGTGCAACAAAACGCTCAGTCGCTGCGGTTTTGCTTGCTGACGACGCGCTTCAGCTCCTCGAGCTCGCGCCGCAGGGCCGCGATCTCCTCGGCCTGCCCGTTGCGCTCGGGCTCGACCTCGACCTCGACCTCGACGGGCGCCTCGACCTCGAGGGTCGGCGGCGCGGCCGAGGACTGCATGGGAGAGGTCCAGGGCGCCGAGCTCGCGAGGAGCGCGGCGAAGGGGTTCATGAACGGCATCACGCCGAACGGGCCACGCGGCAGGACCTGCGCGCCCTTCTTCGCGAGAAGGTAGAAGTCGAGCGACCACGAGAGCGTGCGGCCGAAGAACTCGGCGAGCGCGTCGTCGCCCATGCGGATGAGCTGGCGCAAGAGCGGCACCGGAAGAAGCCGCGCAGCCCCGCGGCTCTCGAGGATGATCTGCGCGAGCGTCACCTGCGTGAGGTCGTGCCCGGTCTTCGCGTCGACGACGTACACGTCATCGCCGCGGCGGATGCGCTCGGCCACCTCTTCGAGCGTGACGTAGCGGCTCTCCTCGGTGTCGTACAACCGCCGGTTGCCGTACTTCTTCACGACCATGGGACCCGCGTCGTAGCAGAACGAACCCGGGCGGCGCAAGCGCGCGTGCTGCGCCGCAACAAGCCCTCCGCCGCCGTTCGCCCGCTCGTCCATGCCGGGCATTCTCGCCCGTCGGGCGCGATGCTAGGGCCTCGTCATGCACATCGGCGACTGGCTCGCGCGGCGGGCGGCGCTCACGCCGGACAAGATCGCGCTCGTCGACAACCTCCGCGGCGGCCGGACGATCACCTATCGAGAATGGAACCGCGCGGCGAACAGGACCGCGCATTTCCTCCGCGAGCGGCTCGGCATAGGGCGCGGCGACAGGGTCGCCGTGCTGTCGATGAACAACGTCGAGACGCTCGATCTGCTGTTCGCCTGCGGCAAGCTCGGCGCGATCCTCCTGCCCCTCAACTGGCGCCTCACCGCCGTCGAGCTGGCCCGCTATC includes:
- a CDS encoding class I adenylate-forming enzyme family protein; translation: MFIGDWMERGERYFADALAVVDVAKKERGRFTYREMNRRANRLAAYLRDEVGVGRGDRVGILAMNGVEFLDAFFACGKLGAIFVPFNWRSHPRETAELVRQTGPKALLFDDDFRAGVSEIKDECPSVTTWLHTGGEGIAGSKPYAGALEGASDAPVQNDAVDAEDIVCLLFTGGTTGLPKGAQVSYRMIAWNTLNTLIHELSRGDVTITHTPMFHTGALFVYTIPLLTIGGTVVIMRKWTADDMLGLIEEEKATLLFCVPTQYQMMMQSPRFGSAKLGSLRFLTSGGAPLPVPIIRAYREQHGIPFKQGFGMTEFGPGIFSMGPEHAETKAGSIGKPNYFVDARIVDDDNRPLPAGEVGELVLKGPSASSGYFNNPEASRASVDAEGWFHTGDMARVDADGFYYIADRKKDMFISGGENVYPAEIEKVLYEHPAVAQCAVIGVADEKWGEVGRAVVVTKPGAAATEEQILAHCRDNLAKYKVPKSVIFVDAMPLSAAGKILKRELKEKYAR
- a CDS encoding polyhydroxyalkanoate synthesis regulator DNA-binding domain-containing protein gives rise to the protein MDERANGGGGLVAAQHARLRRPGSFCYDAGPMVVKKYGNRRLYDTEESRYVTLEEVAERIRRGDDVYVVDAKTGHDLTQVTLAQIILESRGAARLLPVPLLRQLIRMGDDALAEFFGRTLSWSLDFYLLAKKGAQVLPRGPFGVMPFMNPFAALLASSAPWTSPMQSSAAPPTLEVEAPVEVEVEVEPERNGQAEEIAALRRELEELKRVVSKQNRSD